ATGGACAAAAGCTGCCAGCATAATTGACTCTTTCACCGTTGGTTGAGCATCCATGATCCTGATTTCTAGGGTTCCCAAATTGGGTTGGGGTCGCAAATCCCAATGAATATCGCGGATAATTTCAAACATTCCGGCGTGTTGGGCGGTAATAAAGAAATCAGAAAAATCTTGCCAGGTGGGAAAGCTGGGAGGGCTACCATAAGTTCTAAAGGATGATAGAAAGCATCGCCGATAAGACGCAAAGCCGGTATCATGACCCCACCAAAAAGGTGAACTAGCAGACAGCGCCAGTAAAATTGGCAGATAAGGTTTGAGCTTACCCATGATATCTACAGCTACATCACCTGATGGCATTCCCACGTGGATTTGAAGGGCAAAAGTTGTCATTATATCGGCTATATAGCCGGATGCGGTATGCTGGGCGAGATATCTGGGAATAGGGGTGACAGGGGTAAAGTGATGCCTACGGCCGCAAGCTACGCAAAATGGATGAGTCCCAGCTGCACAAATATTCATCCCCAAATTTTGGCATTTGGCTTTGAGGTAACAAAGATTTGCCAAAATATTGGCTTCTAACTCATGGATATTCCTGCAAACCTGGGAACTAATTTCCACTGACGCTTGCTTAAACTCTGGCTGAATGCAAGGAATTTCAGGTTTTTGTGCCAATAAAGGTAAAATTCCATCTACCAATTCCAGGGTGTGGGGATTAAGCAATTGTAACTCAATTTCCATACCCAGAGAGAATTCTGGAGAGCTTTTAAATTCTATGCCTGTCATGCTATTTATTTCTTGCTAGTACAGGTCAGCAGAAGTGAATTACCAGTTTAATTGACATTTTGTATTCTGTACTTCTACTTTAAAGCTGATATGGCGATCGCAATAATAAATAGGCACTGGGAATAAAGTAAAGGGCGAGAATGGTTGCACCACCCACACCGCCGGCAATCACCACTGCTAAAGGCGGCCAAAATCCACCACCGCCGAGAATCAGGGGAATAAAACCTGCCATTGTGGTGAATGTGGTTGTGAGTACGTGGCGCGTAGTGTGAATGACTGTTTCTACCATCGCTTCGCGATTGCCTGTTTGGGCAAGAATATCAGTCTTCAAAGCAGTGAGAACAGTAATCGCATCATTCACCGCAACCCCAATCAATCCGACTGTGCCGATAATGGGATTAAAGCCAAAAGGATAGCCAAATAGCCAAACCGATAATCCACCCCCACCGATGGACAGAATCGCCACTATGCCAATCAAACCCGCAAGGGCGAAAGAATTCATGGAAATTACCAAAGTTACCACCAGGGCAATTCCTAGCACAATGCCATAACCGATTAGTCCGCCAGTGGCACTGTTACGTTCTGCTTCTTCACCACCAAATTCCAGGCTATAGCCTTGAGGCAGTGAGAAAGAGTTTTGCAAACGTTGGCGAAAATCAGCCAAAGCATTGGCTGGTAAGGTTCCGGCGGTGAGATAGCCCTGCACGGTGCTGACTCGGCGACCGTTTTTGCGAGTGATAGCGGCATTTTTGGGGACTAAACTCAGTTTGCCAATAGTTTCTAAGGGAATGTAGCCTTTGCTATTGCTTGGGAGAAGATTCACTGATTGTAATTGGCTCAAGTCAGAGCGATCGCTATCACTCAAACGGACTCGTATAGGCACTTCTTCGCTATCTTCTAAAATCGTGCCACCGTTTACCCCCTCAGTGATAATTTGCAATTGCCGTGCTGTTTCGCGACGACTCAAACCCAGAGATCGCGCTTCTGGTTCGTCAATATTCAGGGACAGTTGGGGAAGCACATCGTTGACGCGACTGCGAATGTGAGTAATGGTAGGAACTTCTGCCAAAATAGAACGAAGTTGCTCACTTAATTGTTGTAGACGCTCCACATCAGAGCCGTAAATGCGTAACTCAATCGGGGCTTCAAAAGGTGGCCCCTGTTCAAACAACCGCACCAAAGCACGAGCATTGGGAAAGGCACTGTTAAATTCTGTTTGCAGTTGGCGAATGAAGCGATCGCCAGCAATGCCATTCATCTGCACAATCGCCCCAGCAAAACTGCTCTCGTTCTCCCGATTCGTGAGTTGGTTGTAATAGACTTTCGGCGGACTCTTACCCAAGAACCAATACACTTGTTCAACTTCAGAATGGCGGCGTAAAGCGGCTTCTACTTCTTGTGTCAGCTCTTGAATTTGCCCTAGAGAACTAACAGGAGGCAGTTCTAACTCCACAGTGAATTGTTCGCGGTCGGCACGGGGAAAAAATTGTAAACTTAGGGTAGACATCAAAGTAAACCCCATTACTGGTAAAATCAGCGTGAGGGCGATCGCTCGTTTGGGATACCTCAAAGACCAGTGCAAAGAACGACGATACCAAGCGCTAAGTCCAGGATGAGAAAATCCTGATTCCCACCATCTTTCTTTGTCAATCACGCCTTTAGAAGTGAGAGAGCGACGATGATTCCACTGATAAATTTTGGCGGTAATCGCTGGGGAAATCGTTAAGGCCACCAACAGCGAAGCCAGCACGGCCACAATTACATTTAAACCAATCGTCCCGACAAATTCACCAGTTGCACCGGGAAGTAGGGCAATGGGTGCAAAGGAGAATACAGTGGTGAGTGTTCCCCCCAGCAAAGGCGCACGCAGATACTGCACGGTTTCGGCGATGGCAGTTTCTAAAGACATTCCCGTTTTCAGGCGGATATTCATCTCATCCACGAGAATAATCGCATTATCAACCAGAATGCCCAAGGCCACAATTAGCCCCGTCACTGACATTTGATGTAAGGGAATACCCAATAAACCCATGACAATGATAGCGATCGCTACTGAAAGAGGCAAGGCAATCTGTACGGCTAATGCTTGTTGCCAACCCATCATGATCATGCAAATCACAAACAGGATCAAAGCACCAGATAGCAAATTCCCAATCAGATTATTTAATCGCGACGACACATAACGACTCTGATTAAAGACAATTTCTAACCCTATCCCTTTAGGTAAATCAGCCCGAAAAATATCGATCGCCTTTTGAGCTTCTACTATCCAGCGATCCAGACGATATTGGGACTGGACATAAACACCAACGGCGATCGCAGCTTTACCGGCAGTAAATGCCAATTCTGTGGGCGGTGTGGCAATTCCTTTTTCAATAGTGGCGATGTCTGCCAAAAGCCGAAATTCCCGGTTAGATTCACAGTTAGAACAGCCCACAGGTATTTGCTGCAAACGGTTCAGGGTATCCAATTCTCCCTGGACTTCATAGAGTAATGTATTATCACCGCGAAACTGTCCGGCGGAGATTTTCGCATCGCTTTGTTGAATTTGCTCTGCTAATTCTGAGGCGGTAATTCCCAAACTAGCAAGAGTTTCTGTATTCACATTCACCGTGATTTCTTCTTGGGGTGCGCCAAAAATTTCCACTTCATCTGTACCAGAGAGCGATCGCAAGGCATTTTTTAACATCTCTGCCCGTCGCCGCAAAATGGCGTAGTTCGGTGCATCAGACTGTTCCCAAGTCAGAGCGGTAAGGAGAGCATAAGCACGCACTTCTCCCTCAACTAATTTTGGTTCACTGGCTTCCCTGGGCAATTCCCCTTGCACCTCCCGCAATTTATCCCGCACCCGTGACCACACCAAAGGCACACGATTTTTACCCACACTATCAAGTAAATCTACGGAAATAGTCGAAACCCCAGCTCGTGACGTAGACTCATAGGTTTTGACTTCGGGAATTTCGGCAATCTTGG
The window above is part of the Nodularia spumigena CCY9414 genome. Proteins encoded here:
- a CDS encoding carboxylate-amine ligase; translation: MTGIEFKSSPEFSLGMEIELQLLNPHTLELVDGILPLLAQKPEIPCIQPEFKQASVEISSQVCRNIHELEANILANLCYLKAKCQNLGMNICAAGTHPFCVACGRRHHFTPVTPIPRYLAQHTASGYIADIMTTFALQIHVGMPSGDVAVDIMGKLKPYLPILLALSASSPFWWGHDTGFASYRRCFLSSFRTYGSPPSFPTWQDFSDFFITAQHAGMFEIIRDIHWDLRPQPNLGTLEIRIMDAQPTVKESIMLAAFVHSLILYLHDYPQGTQTGFLLSPLPSWMEKENIFRASRWGLDANYIEDQEGNSRPMRSIVKDILDAIGMTADTLGERPYLHLLEQRLDTGASYIRQRRVFESTGSLKAVVASLVKELAEELTISPYYLAYIPK
- a CDS encoding efflux RND transporter permease subunit, with product MAQLFFRNLRLLLLAIFLIVAWGTVTFQSLPRLEDPELTSRFALVTTFLPGGTAERTESLVTDPIEAKIAEIPEVKTYESTSRAGVSTISVDLLDSVGKNRVPLVWSRVRDKLREVQGELPREASEPKLVEGEVRAYALLTALTWEQSDAPNYAILRRRAEMLKNALRSLSGTDEVEIFGAPQEEITVNVNTETLASLGITASELAEQIQQSDAKISAGQFRGDNTLLYEVQGELDTLNRLQQIPVGCSNCESNREFRLLADIATIEKGIATPPTELAFTAGKAAIAVGVYVQSQYRLDRWIVEAQKAIDIFRADLPKGIGLEIVFNQSRYVSSRLNNLIGNLLSGALILFVICMIMMGWQQALAVQIALPLSVAIAIIVMGLLGIPLHQMSVTGLIVALGILVDNAIILVDEMNIRLKTGMSLETAIAETVQYLRAPLLGGTLTTVFSFAPIALLPGATGEFVGTIGLNVIVAVLASLLVALTISPAITAKIYQWNHRRSLTSKGVIDKERWWESGFSHPGLSAWYRRSLHWSLRYPKRAIALTLILPVMGFTLMSTLSLQFFPRADREQFTVELELPPVSSLGQIQELTQEVEAALRRHSEVEQVYWFLGKSPPKVYYNQLTNRENESSFAGAIVQMNGIAGDRFIRQLQTEFNSAFPNARALVRLFEQGPPFEAPIELRIYGSDVERLQQLSEQLRSILAEVPTITHIRSRVNDVLPQLSLNIDEPEARSLGLSRRETARQLQIITEGVNGGTILEDSEEVPIRVRLSDSDRSDLSQLQSVNLLPSNSKGYIPLETIGKLSLVPKNAAITRKNGRRVSTVQGYLTAGTLPANALADFRQRLQNSFSLPQGYSLEFGGEEAERNSATGGLIGYGIVLGIALVVTLVISMNSFALAGLIGIVAILSIGGGGLSVWLFGYPFGFNPIIGTVGLIGVAVNDAITVLTALKTDILAQTGNREAMVETVIHTTRHVLTTTFTTMAGFIPLILGGGGFWPPLAVVIAGGVGGATILALYFIPSAYLLLRSPYQL